A window of Solanum stenotomum isolate F172 chromosome 3, ASM1918654v1, whole genome shotgun sequence contains these coding sequences:
- the LOC125857724 gene encoding protein ROOT HAIR DEFECTIVE 3 isoform X1: MLSDNKDECCSTHLIDGDGMFNVAGVENFMKEVKLAECGLSYAVVSIMGPQSSGKSTLLNHLFHTNFREMDAYKGRSQTTKGIWMARCAGIEPCTLVMDLEGTDGRERGEDDTAFEKQSALFALAVSDIVLINMWCHDIGREQAANKPLLKTVFQVMMRLFSPRKTTLMFVIRDKTRTPLENLEPVLREDIQKIWDSVPKPQAHKDTPLSEFFNVEVVALSSFEEKEEQFKEQVASLRQRFFHSIAPGGLAGDRRAVVPASGFSFSSQQIWKVIKENKDLDLPAHKVMVATVRCEEIANEKYVSFTENEEWSQLEEAVNSHSVRGFGRKVSSILNACLSEYDTEATFFDEGVRSSKRKHLEEKLLQLVQPAYQSMLGHIRSDAFERFKDAFEKALKGGKGFALAARECAETFMSHFDEECTDAIIDQAKWDSSRVKDKLRRDVDAHIAEVRSAKLTEVTTLYETKLNEALAGPVEALLDGAGDDTWPAIRKLLQRETDTAVSGFAAALSGFEMDEESRDNMVLRLKDYARGVVEAKAKEEAGRVLSRMKDRFSTLFSHDQDSMPRIWTGKEDIRAITKTARSASLKLLSVMAAVRLEDEGDNIDKILIVALVDGKPGASSSKSIISVDPLASSTWDEVPPSKTLITPVQCKSLWRQFKTETEYVVSQAIAAQEASKRNNNWLPPPWAIVAMVVLGFNEFMTLLRNPLYLGFIFVAYLLFKALWVQMDISGEFRNGVLPGLLSLSTKFLPTVMNLLKRLAEEGQGMANGQPQGNPALSSKSFRGSTNDHGDVSTSGTSEVTSENGTEYSSSSLHDKAQ; encoded by the exons ATGCTTTCAGATAACAAGGATGAGTGTTGTTCAACTCACCTCATTGATGGGGATGGAATGTTCAATGTTGCTGGAGTCGAGAACTTCATGAAGGAAGTTAAACTAGCAGAATGTGGTCTTTCATATGCCGTAGTGTCTATTATGGGCCCACAAAGTAGCG GGAAGAGTACACTGTTAAATCATCTTTTTCATACTAACTTTAGAGAGATGGATGCATACAAGGGAAG GTCACAAACTACAAAAGGTATTTGGATGGCTCGATGTGCTGGGATTGAGCCTTGCACCCTTGTCATGGATTTAGAAGGCACAGACGGTAGAGAACGAGGAGAG gATGACACTGCATTTGAGAAGCAGAGCGCTCTATTCGCACTTGCTGTTTCTGATATAGTGCTTATCAACAT GTGGTGTCATGATATTGGTCGTGAGCAGGCTGCCAATAAGCCTCTTTTGAAGACTGTCTTCCAG GTTATGATGAGGTTATTTAGTCCACGTAAAACGACATTGATGTTTGTTATTCGTGACAAAACAAGG ACTCCCCTCGAAAACTTGGAACCTGTTCTAAGGGAAGACATTCAGAAG ATATGGGATTCTGTCCCAAAGCCGCAAGCTCACAAGGATACACCGTTAAGTGAGTTTTTTAAT GTCGAGGTCGTGGCTCTTTCTAGTTTTGAAGAGAAGGAAGAACAATTCAAAGAGcag GTGGCTAGTCTTAGACAGCGGTTCTTTCATTCTATTGCACCTGGTGGGCTTGCTGGAGATAGGCGGGCTGTTGTTCCTGCATCAGGCTTTTCATTTAGTTCACAACAGATATGGAAGGTTATAAAGGAGAACAAGGACCTTGACCTGCCTGCCCATAAG GTTATGGTAGCTACGGTGCGGTGTGAAGAGATTGCCAATGAAAAATATGTTTCTTTTACTGAAAATGAG GAATGGTCTCAATTAGAAGAGGCAGTTAATTCTCATTCTGTACGAGGCTTTGGAAGGAAGGTCAGCTCAATTTTGAACGCTTGTCTATCAGA gTATGATACCGAGGCTACCTTCTTTGATGAAGGGGTTAGATCCTCAAAGCGAAAGCATTTGGAAGAGAAATTGCTTCAG CTTGTCCAACCAGCCTACCAATCTATGCTGGGACACATCCGATCTGATGCTTTTGAAAGATTTAAAGATGCATTTGAGAAGGCATTGAAGGGGGGTAAAGGGTTTGCTCTGGCTGCTCGTGAATGTGCTGAGACTTTTATGTCCCATTTTGATGAAGAATGCACAG ATGCTATTATTGACCAAGCAAAATGGGACTCATCTAGAGTGAAGGATAAGCTGAGGCGTGATGTAGATGCTCATATTGCTGAAGTTCGCAGTGCCAAGCTGACTGAAGTGACAACCCTCTATGAG ACAAAACTGAACGAGGCATTGGCTGGACCAGTTGAGGCTCTTTTAGATGGAGCTGGTGATGATACATGGCCAGCAATAAGAAAACTGCTTCAGCGTGAGACTGATACAGCAGTCTCTGGTTTTGCTGCTGCACTTTCTGGTTTTGAAATGGATGAAGAAAGTAGGGATAACATGGTATTGCGGTTGAAAGATTATGCACGAGGAGTAGTTGAAGCGAAGGCAAAGGAAGAAGCTGGAAGGGTCTTGAGTCGCATGAAGGACAG GTTTTCAACATTGTTCAGCCATGATCAAGATTCTATGCCACGAATTTGGACTGGCAAGGAAGATATTCGCGCAATTACTAAAACTGCACGATCAGCT TCTCTGAAGCTCCTGTCAGTTATGGCTGCAGTTCGCTTGGAAGATGAGGGTGACAATATAGACAAAATACTTATAGTTGCTCTTGTAGATGGAAAACCAGGTGCTTCTTCCTCAAAGAGCATTATATCAGTTGATCCTCTGGCATCTAGCACTTGGGATGAG GTCCCTCCATCAAAAACTTTGATTACACCTGTCCAGTGCAAGTCTTTGTGGAGGCAATTCAAGACGGAGACTGAATATGTTGTTTCACAAGCCATTGCTGCTCAG GAGGCTAGCAAGAGAAATAATAATTGGTTACCACCTCCATGGGCAATTGTTGCCATGGTTGTTTTGGGATTCAATGAATTCATGACACTTTTGAG AAATCCTTTATATTTAGGGTTTATATTCGTCGCCTATCTGCTATTTAAAGCTCTTTGGGTGCAAATGGATATCTCAGGCGAATTCCGCAATGGAGTT CTTCCTGGACTTCTCTCTTTATCCACAAAGTTCCTTCCTACAGTCATGAATCTTCTTAAACGACTAGCAGAGGAAGGACAAGGTATGGCAAATGGTCAACCTCAGGGTAACCCTGCTCTTTCGTCAAAGAGCTTCCGGGGTAGCACAAATGATCACGGTGATGTATCAACCAGTGGTACATCCGAAGTAACTTCAGAAAATGGAACAGAATACTCTAGCTCCTCATTACATGACAAAGCACAGTAA
- the LOC125857724 gene encoding protein ROOT HAIR DEFECTIVE 3 isoform X2 has product MDNKDECCSTHLIDGDGMFNVAGVENFMKEVKLAECGLSYAVVSIMGPQSSGKSTLLNHLFHTNFREMDAYKGRSQTTKGIWMARCAGIEPCTLVMDLEGTDGRERGEDDTAFEKQSALFALAVSDIVLINMWCHDIGREQAANKPLLKTVFQVMMRLFSPRKTTLMFVIRDKTRTPLENLEPVLREDIQKIWDSVPKPQAHKDTPLSEFFNVEVVALSSFEEKEEQFKEQVASLRQRFFHSIAPGGLAGDRRAVVPASGFSFSSQQIWKVIKENKDLDLPAHKVMVATVRCEEIANEKYVSFTENEEWSQLEEAVNSHSVRGFGRKVSSILNACLSEYDTEATFFDEGVRSSKRKHLEEKLLQLVQPAYQSMLGHIRSDAFERFKDAFEKALKGGKGFALAARECAETFMSHFDEECTDAIIDQAKWDSSRVKDKLRRDVDAHIAEVRSAKLTEVTTLYETKLNEALAGPVEALLDGAGDDTWPAIRKLLQRETDTAVSGFAAALSGFEMDEESRDNMVLRLKDYARGVVEAKAKEEAGRVLSRMKDRFSTLFSHDQDSMPRIWTGKEDIRAITKTARSASLKLLSVMAAVRLEDEGDNIDKILIVALVDGKPGASSSKSIISVDPLASSTWDEVPPSKTLITPVQCKSLWRQFKTETEYVVSQAIAAQEASKRNNNWLPPPWAIVAMVVLGFNEFMTLLRNPLYLGFIFVAYLLFKALWVQMDISGEFRNGVLPGLLSLSTKFLPTVMNLLKRLAEEGQGMANGQPQGNPALSSKSFRGSTNDHGDVSTSGTSEVTSENGTEYSSSSLHDKAQ; this is encoded by the exons ATGG ATAACAAGGATGAGTGTTGTTCAACTCACCTCATTGATGGGGATGGAATGTTCAATGTTGCTGGAGTCGAGAACTTCATGAAGGAAGTTAAACTAGCAGAATGTGGTCTTTCATATGCCGTAGTGTCTATTATGGGCCCACAAAGTAGCG GGAAGAGTACACTGTTAAATCATCTTTTTCATACTAACTTTAGAGAGATGGATGCATACAAGGGAAG GTCACAAACTACAAAAGGTATTTGGATGGCTCGATGTGCTGGGATTGAGCCTTGCACCCTTGTCATGGATTTAGAAGGCACAGACGGTAGAGAACGAGGAGAG gATGACACTGCATTTGAGAAGCAGAGCGCTCTATTCGCACTTGCTGTTTCTGATATAGTGCTTATCAACAT GTGGTGTCATGATATTGGTCGTGAGCAGGCTGCCAATAAGCCTCTTTTGAAGACTGTCTTCCAG GTTATGATGAGGTTATTTAGTCCACGTAAAACGACATTGATGTTTGTTATTCGTGACAAAACAAGG ACTCCCCTCGAAAACTTGGAACCTGTTCTAAGGGAAGACATTCAGAAG ATATGGGATTCTGTCCCAAAGCCGCAAGCTCACAAGGATACACCGTTAAGTGAGTTTTTTAAT GTCGAGGTCGTGGCTCTTTCTAGTTTTGAAGAGAAGGAAGAACAATTCAAAGAGcag GTGGCTAGTCTTAGACAGCGGTTCTTTCATTCTATTGCACCTGGTGGGCTTGCTGGAGATAGGCGGGCTGTTGTTCCTGCATCAGGCTTTTCATTTAGTTCACAACAGATATGGAAGGTTATAAAGGAGAACAAGGACCTTGACCTGCCTGCCCATAAG GTTATGGTAGCTACGGTGCGGTGTGAAGAGATTGCCAATGAAAAATATGTTTCTTTTACTGAAAATGAG GAATGGTCTCAATTAGAAGAGGCAGTTAATTCTCATTCTGTACGAGGCTTTGGAAGGAAGGTCAGCTCAATTTTGAACGCTTGTCTATCAGA gTATGATACCGAGGCTACCTTCTTTGATGAAGGGGTTAGATCCTCAAAGCGAAAGCATTTGGAAGAGAAATTGCTTCAG CTTGTCCAACCAGCCTACCAATCTATGCTGGGACACATCCGATCTGATGCTTTTGAAAGATTTAAAGATGCATTTGAGAAGGCATTGAAGGGGGGTAAAGGGTTTGCTCTGGCTGCTCGTGAATGTGCTGAGACTTTTATGTCCCATTTTGATGAAGAATGCACAG ATGCTATTATTGACCAAGCAAAATGGGACTCATCTAGAGTGAAGGATAAGCTGAGGCGTGATGTAGATGCTCATATTGCTGAAGTTCGCAGTGCCAAGCTGACTGAAGTGACAACCCTCTATGAG ACAAAACTGAACGAGGCATTGGCTGGACCAGTTGAGGCTCTTTTAGATGGAGCTGGTGATGATACATGGCCAGCAATAAGAAAACTGCTTCAGCGTGAGACTGATACAGCAGTCTCTGGTTTTGCTGCTGCACTTTCTGGTTTTGAAATGGATGAAGAAAGTAGGGATAACATGGTATTGCGGTTGAAAGATTATGCACGAGGAGTAGTTGAAGCGAAGGCAAAGGAAGAAGCTGGAAGGGTCTTGAGTCGCATGAAGGACAG GTTTTCAACATTGTTCAGCCATGATCAAGATTCTATGCCACGAATTTGGACTGGCAAGGAAGATATTCGCGCAATTACTAAAACTGCACGATCAGCT TCTCTGAAGCTCCTGTCAGTTATGGCTGCAGTTCGCTTGGAAGATGAGGGTGACAATATAGACAAAATACTTATAGTTGCTCTTGTAGATGGAAAACCAGGTGCTTCTTCCTCAAAGAGCATTATATCAGTTGATCCTCTGGCATCTAGCACTTGGGATGAG GTCCCTCCATCAAAAACTTTGATTACACCTGTCCAGTGCAAGTCTTTGTGGAGGCAATTCAAGACGGAGACTGAATATGTTGTTTCACAAGCCATTGCTGCTCAG GAGGCTAGCAAGAGAAATAATAATTGGTTACCACCTCCATGGGCAATTGTTGCCATGGTTGTTTTGGGATTCAATGAATTCATGACACTTTTGAG AAATCCTTTATATTTAGGGTTTATATTCGTCGCCTATCTGCTATTTAAAGCTCTTTGGGTGCAAATGGATATCTCAGGCGAATTCCGCAATGGAGTT CTTCCTGGACTTCTCTCTTTATCCACAAAGTTCCTTCCTACAGTCATGAATCTTCTTAAACGACTAGCAGAGGAAGGACAAGGTATGGCAAATGGTCAACCTCAGGGTAACCCTGCTCTTTCGTCAAAGAGCTTCCGGGGTAGCACAAATGATCACGGTGATGTATCAACCAGTGGTACATCCGAAGTAACTTCAGAAAATGGAACAGAATACTCTAGCTCCTCATTACATGACAAAGCACAGTAA